A stretch of the Balneolales bacterium ANBcel1 genome encodes the following:
- the purM gene encoding phosphoribosylformylglycinamidine cyclo-ligase, translating to MSKQKTYKSSGVDVEAGNAFVASIGDLVKQTRRPEVVSGIGGFGGLFQPDFSGYDNPVLVSSVDGVGTKLIVAFKAGVYDTVGQDLVNHCVNDIAVCGAEPLFFLDYFSTGKLKQDIAYDVVKGFSIACRQNGCALIGGETAEMPDIYSEGEFDLAGTIVGVVDRSRILDGSDIEKGDVVLGITGNGLHTNGYSLARNILFEKYRVDTQVPELGMSLAENLLKIHPSYLGVIRSLRGREGVRVFAHITGGGIEGNTRRIIPEGRTLSIDWDSWEWPAIFKLIQREGNVPVEDMRQAFNLGIGLTAIVSGDKKKELIDGFSHEQFEILEIGRIS from the coding sequence ATGTCCAAACAGAAAACGTACAAATCGTCAGGGGTTGATGTCGAAGCCGGAAACGCGTTTGTAGCATCCATCGGGGATCTGGTTAAACAGACCCGCAGACCGGAGGTCGTCAGTGGTATCGGCGGATTTGGCGGCCTGTTTCAACCCGATTTTTCCGGTTATGACAATCCGGTACTGGTAAGCAGTGTGGATGGAGTCGGAACAAAACTGATTGTCGCTTTCAAAGCAGGGGTGTATGATACAGTAGGACAGGATCTGGTTAATCACTGTGTCAACGACATAGCCGTCTGCGGGGCCGAGCCGCTTTTTTTTCTGGATTATTTTTCCACGGGTAAACTGAAACAGGATATTGCCTACGATGTGGTTAAAGGTTTTTCTATCGCATGCCGGCAAAACGGCTGTGCACTGATAGGTGGTGAAACAGCCGAAATGCCCGATATCTATTCCGAAGGGGAGTTTGATCTGGCGGGTACCATTGTGGGAGTGGTTGACCGAAGCCGAATTCTTGACGGATCCGATATTGAGAAGGGGGATGTCGTCCTGGGAATTACCGGCAACGGCCTTCACACAAACGGATATTCGCTGGCCCGGAACATTCTGTTTGAAAAATACCGAGTTGATACCCAGGTACCGGAGCTGGGCATGTCACTTGCTGAGAATCTGCTAAAAATTCATCCATCCTATCTGGGTGTGATCCGTTCGTTGCGAGGCCGGGAAGGTGTAAGGGTGTTTGCCCACATTACCGGTGGTGGTATTGAAGGGAATACCCGGAGAATCATACCTGAAGGCAGAACACTTTCCATTGACTGGGACAGCTGGGAGTGGCCTGCAATTTTCAAGTTGATTCAGAGAGAGGGGAATGTGCCCGTCGAAGATATGCGCCAGGCTTTTAATCTGGGAATCGGCCTGACTGCCATCGTCTCCGGAGATAAGAAAAAAGAGCTGATAGATGGTTTTTCACACGAGCAGTTTGAAATTTTGGAGATAGGCCGGATATCGTAG
- the ruvB gene encoding Holliday junction branch migration DNA helicase RuvB, which yields MANPLLSATERDSGFEQHIRPSRLHDFIGQKKIISNLEVFIKAARQRGEALDHVILSGPPGLGKTTLAHIIAHEMGVQMKPTTGPVLEKPGDLAGMLTNLERGDILFIDEIHRLNPIVEEYLYSAMEDFKLDIVIDSGPSARSVQIDLMPFTLIGATTRKGLLTSPLRARFGIDLRLDYYGAELLQHIAMRSAGILGLKITDKGAYELARRSRGTPRIVNRLLRRTRDFAEVDKINIIDEKIADKALNALDVDPRGLDEMDIRILSSIIENYRGGPVGLGTLAVAVGEDKGTIEEVYEPFLIQEGFLQRTPKGRITTQKASEYLGFPAPGPGNLFTSG from the coding sequence GTGGCTAACCCGCTCCTGAGTGCAACGGAACGTGATTCCGGTTTTGAACAACACATTCGGCCTTCACGGCTTCACGACTTTATAGGACAGAAGAAAATTATCTCCAACCTGGAGGTATTCATCAAGGCAGCCCGGCAGCGAGGCGAGGCCCTGGATCACGTCATTTTATCCGGCCCCCCGGGGCTCGGAAAAACCACTCTCGCCCACATCATCGCTCACGAAATGGGTGTTCAGATGAAACCCACAACGGGACCGGTGCTGGAAAAACCGGGAGATCTGGCGGGAATGCTCACCAATCTTGAACGGGGTGATATCCTGTTTATCGATGAAATACACCGCCTGAACCCCATCGTTGAGGAGTATCTCTACTCGGCTATGGAAGACTTCAAACTCGATATCGTCATTGACTCCGGCCCAAGCGCCCGCAGTGTTCAAATCGACCTAATGCCGTTCACCCTTATCGGAGCAACTACCCGAAAAGGCCTGTTAACATCGCCTCTGAGAGCACGTTTTGGTATCGATCTTCGGCTGGATTATTATGGCGCCGAACTGCTTCAGCATATTGCCATGCGCTCCGCCGGAATCCTCGGACTGAAAATTACCGATAAAGGAGCTTATGAACTGGCCCGCCGAAGCAGAGGAACCCCGCGAATCGTGAACCGGCTTCTGCGAAGAACACGGGATTTTGCCGAAGTAGACAAGATTAATATCATCGATGAGAAAATTGCCGACAAAGCTCTCAACGCACTGGATGTGGATCCAAGGGGGCTCGATGAAATGGATATCCGAATCCTGAGCAGCATCATTGAAAACTATCGGGGCGGACCGGTTGGCCTTGGTACCCTGGCCGTTGCTGTTGGAGAAGACAAAGGAACTATTGAGGAAGTCTATGAACCTTTTCTGATTCAGGAGGGTTTTCTTCAACGAACCCCGAAAGGGCGGATAACCACCCAAAAAGCCAGCGAATACCTCGGATTTCCTGCGCCGGGCCCCGGAAATCTTTTTACGTCCGGGTAA
- the dtd gene encoding D-aminoacyl-tRNA deacylase, whose protein sequence is MRAVVQRVSEASVKVDGAVKGKIGRGLLILVAVHREDGEEQTAWVADKCRRLRIFEDEDGKMNRSVEDVGGEILVVSQFTLYGEVKKGTRPSFISSAGPDKGNDFYERMVRNLETAMPGRVQTGVFGAKMDVSLVNDGPVTIIVER, encoded by the coding sequence ATGAGAGCAGTAGTTCAGCGTGTATCGGAAGCATCCGTTAAGGTGGATGGCGCCGTGAAAGGAAAAATAGGAAGGGGGTTGTTGATTCTGGTGGCGGTGCACAGGGAGGATGGTGAGGAGCAGACGGCATGGGTAGCTGACAAATGTCGACGGCTGCGTATATTTGAGGATGAAGATGGAAAAATGAACCGCAGCGTGGAGGATGTTGGCGGAGAGATACTTGTTGTTTCGCAGTTCACTCTGTATGGCGAGGTAAAAAAAGGCACCCGCCCAAGTTTTATTTCATCGGCCGGCCCGGATAAGGGGAATGATTTTTATGAACGCATGGTCCGGAACCTGGAAACGGCAATGCCTGGAAGAGTACAAACAGGGGTATTTGGAGCTAAAATGGATGTATCATTGGTAAATGATGGTCCGGTCACAATCATTGTAGAGCGCTGA
- a CDS encoding RtcB family protein produces the protein MLQHIQGYPVYGLHDDQTLQQFLDVMSRAECGALMADGHLGYVMPIGGVAAYDNRISPVAVGFDIGCGNLAVRLDLKKEDLRLEKLLDRIESGISFGIGQTNPEAPKDHPLFDSDDWNAYGSESRTASLKKLAREQLGTVGSGNHYIDVFSDEQDRIWIGVHFGSRGLGHKTASGFMNLSQDRPWDTRAVEKEVLLDLDSDLGERYYRAMRLCGAYAKAGREWVCDYVAKLAGAPITERIHNHHNYAWKETHHGRDLIVIRKGATPAFPGQKSFVGGSMGDISFILEGVDGNESKHALYSTVHGAGRVMSRRKAAGAFRGRGKKRRQIKPGAVTPEMMKEWLRKKNVILRGGGLDESPHVYRRITDVLNAHQNTITIRQRLTPLGVVMAGPDVFDPFRD, from the coding sequence ATGCTTCAACACATTCAAGGCTATCCCGTTTACGGACTTCACGACGATCAAACATTACAGCAGTTTCTGGATGTAATGAGCAGAGCGGAGTGCGGCGCACTCATGGCTGACGGTCACCTGGGCTATGTAATGCCTATCGGCGGTGTAGCCGCCTATGATAATCGGATCTCCCCCGTTGCCGTTGGTTTTGATATTGGATGTGGAAATCTCGCCGTTCGCCTGGATTTGAAAAAGGAGGATCTGCGACTGGAGAAACTGCTTGACCGGATTGAATCCGGCATTTCATTCGGTATCGGTCAGACCAACCCCGAAGCACCAAAGGATCATCCGCTGTTTGACAGCGACGACTGGAATGCGTACGGTTCCGAGTCAAGAACAGCCTCGCTGAAAAAGCTGGCACGCGAACAACTGGGAACCGTAGGATCGGGAAATCACTATATCGATGTGTTCTCCGATGAACAGGACCGGATCTGGATCGGTGTTCATTTCGGCAGCCGCGGACTCGGTCACAAAACCGCCAGCGGTTTCATGAATCTTTCACAGGACCGGCCATGGGATACCCGAGCTGTGGAGAAAGAGGTGCTGCTCGATCTTGACAGCGATCTTGGCGAACGCTATTACCGCGCCATGAGGCTCTGCGGTGCCTATGCCAAAGCCGGCCGGGAATGGGTTTGTGATTACGTGGCAAAACTGGCCGGTGCTCCCATAACCGAACGAATCCACAACCACCATAACTACGCCTGGAAAGAGACTCATCACGGACGTGATCTCATCGTAATCCGAAAAGGCGCCACTCCGGCTTTTCCCGGTCAAAAAAGCTTTGTCGGTGGAAGCATGGGCGATATTTCCTTCATTCTGGAAGGGGTGGACGGCAACGAGAGCAAACATGCGCTGTACTCTACCGTACATGGAGCCGGAAGGGTCATGTCGCGTAGAAAAGCGGCCGGAGCATTTCGTGGCCGTGGAAAAAAGCGCCGTCAGATTAAACCCGGAGCCGTAACCCCCGAAATGATGAAAGAGTGGCTTCGGAAAAAAAATGTTATTTTGCGGGGCGGGGGCCTGGACGAATCCCCCCATGTTTACCGCCGTATTACCGACGTCCTTAATGCCCATCAAAATACCATCACAATACGCCAGCGCCTGACACCACTCGGGGTTGTTATGGCCGGCCCTGATGTTTTTGACCCGTTCCGAGATTGA
- a CDS encoding sigma-70 family RNA polymerase sigma factor, translating into MDYKKFIETIQSGSTRELSHLYDEIFKVLCGYLRTHMRANNLDAEECAQHALTKTFERIQKNAIREPENLYSYLLQSAKNRYLRILKENKRNNYQDNMEYYVSSEEPLDFLSSDQEQRALDVCLEKLPDESRAFMEYWLEHPDAQAADVAAAFGISVNNVWIRKHRIIKKLSECIQKKIQE; encoded by the coding sequence ATGGATTACAAAAAATTCATAGAAACCATTCAGAGCGGATCCACCAGGGAGTTAAGTCATCTGTATGACGAGATTTTCAAAGTCCTTTGCGGTTATTTGCGTACACACATGAGGGCCAACAACCTTGACGCGGAGGAGTGCGCGCAGCATGCACTCACAAAAACGTTCGAGCGAATACAAAAGAATGCGATCCGTGAGCCGGAAAACCTCTATTCGTATTTGCTGCAAAGTGCAAAAAATCGTTATCTCAGAATTTTAAAAGAGAATAAACGCAACAACTATCAGGATAATATGGAGTACTACGTTTCATCAGAAGAACCATTGGATTTTTTATCTTCTGATCAGGAGCAGCGGGCACTTGACGTCTGCCTGGAAAAACTGCCCGATGAATCGAGGGCATTCATGGAATACTGGCTTGAACACCCGGATGCGCAGGCAGCTGATGTCGCTGCGGCATTCGGTATCTCCGTAAATAATGTCTGGATTCGAAAACACCGGATTATTAAAAAGCTTTCCGAATGCATTCAAAAAAAAATACAGGAATAA
- the ftsY gene encoding signal recognition particle-docking protein FtsY codes for MGLFDKLGFGKKQEKLQQGLEKTRSSFFDKMGKALVGKDKIDDEVLDDLEEVLITSDVGVNTTLEVIRRIEERVARDKYVSSNELQTLLKEEITSLLKDNEPERPAEFDAELTHKPHVIMVVGVNGVGKTTTIGKLSSMYRQAGKNVMLGAGDTFRAGAVEQLRIWSERAGVPLIQQGQGADPAAVAFDSVASAKSKGADVVLVDTAGRLHNRKSLMDELGKIKRVMGKVVDGAPHEVLLVLDASTGQNALQQAKAFTEVVAVTGLALTKLDGTAKGGIVIGISHEMSVPVKYIGVGEKIEDLQVFDRVRFVEALFEKDTSG; via the coding sequence ATGGGCCTGTTTGACAAACTGGGTTTCGGCAAGAAGCAGGAAAAGCTGCAGCAGGGGCTCGAAAAAACCAGGAGCAGCTTTTTCGATAAAATGGGAAAGGCTCTGGTCGGAAAAGACAAAATCGACGATGAGGTTCTGGATGACCTCGAGGAGGTGCTGATCACGTCCGATGTCGGTGTAAATACAACCCTGGAAGTTATTCGGCGTATTGAAGAGCGTGTTGCCAGAGACAAATACGTGAGCAGCAACGAGCTTCAAACCCTGCTTAAAGAGGAGATCACCAGCCTTCTGAAGGACAATGAGCCGGAACGGCCCGCCGAGTTTGACGCCGAGCTCACACACAAGCCGCATGTGATTATGGTGGTGGGCGTAAATGGCGTTGGAAAAACCACTACCATCGGAAAATTATCCAGCATGTACCGGCAGGCCGGAAAAAATGTCATGCTGGGGGCCGGCGACACCTTCCGTGCCGGCGCTGTGGAACAGCTTAGAATCTGGAGCGAGCGGGCTGGTGTTCCATTGATACAACAGGGTCAGGGAGCAGATCCCGCTGCGGTAGCTTTCGATTCCGTGGCATCGGCAAAATCTAAAGGGGCGGATGTTGTTCTGGTGGATACGGCCGGCCGCCTTCACAACCGCAAATCTCTTATGGACGAGCTGGGAAAAATCAAGCGTGTGATGGGCAAGGTTGTGGATGGAGCTCCGCATGAAGTACTGCTGGTGCTGGACGCTTCAACAGGACAAAACGCACTGCAACAGGCAAAGGCATTTACGGAAGTGGTCGCCGTAACCGGGCTTGCCCTCACCAAACTGGATGGCACCGCAAAAGGCGGTATCGTGATCGGTATTTCCCACGAAATGTCGGTCCCCGTTAAATACATCGGTGTGGGCGAAAAAATTGAAGACTTGCAGGTTTTTGACAGGGTGCGTTTCGTTGAAGCGCTCTTTGAAAAGGATACATCCGGTTGA
- a CDS encoding hemolysin III family protein, with amino-acid sequence MKILRFLISRVREPANAYTHLAAVLLSIPALVLLIHRALLYGQPTHVVAFTIFGSSMTLLYLASTLYHMLPLSEKGIKLLRRIDHIMIYVLIAGTYTPITLIALDGFTGWALFVTIWSLAVFGIFFKLLWFHAPKWVSLVIYLGMGWLAIFFLPSLWKDFPPQALAWIIAGGVIYSVGALLYGLKWPNPSPKYFNFHAIWHIMVMAASFCFFWVMYQYVVFI; translated from the coding sequence ATGAAAATTCTGCGTTTCCTGATATCGCGTGTGCGTGAACCCGCCAACGCCTATACCCACCTGGCGGCGGTACTGCTTTCCATTCCGGCACTGGTGCTGCTGATACACAGAGCGCTTCTGTACGGACAGCCGACACATGTGGTCGCCTTTACGATTTTTGGTTCCAGCATGACACTGCTCTATCTGGCAAGCACGCTCTACCATATGCTGCCCCTGTCCGAAAAGGGAATCAAGCTGCTTCGCCGCATAGATCACATCATGATCTATGTCCTTATTGCCGGAACCTATACGCCGATTACACTAATCGCCCTCGATGGTTTCACCGGTTGGGCGCTGTTTGTCACGATCTGGTCTCTCGCAGTCTTCGGTATTTTTTTCAAACTGCTTTGGTTTCATGCTCCGAAATGGGTTTCACTGGTAATCTATCTGGGGATGGGATGGCTGGCCATTTTTTTCCTGCCTTCACTCTGGAAAGATTTCCCGCCGCAAGCTTTGGCCTGGATCATTGCCGGAGGTGTTATTTATTCTGTCGGAGCGCTGTTATACGGACTGAAATGGCCCAACCCATCTCCCAAATATTTTAATTTTCATGCAATTTGGCATATAATGGTGATGGCTGCCAGTTTTTGTTTTTTCTGGGTCATGTACCAGTATGTTGTCTTTATTTAG
- the metK gene encoding methionine adenosyltransferase has product MNSLFTSESVSEGHPDKVSDQISDAILDAMLEQDPDSRVAVETLVTTGLAVVSGEVTTRAYVDVQEIVRQVIHDIGYTKPGYRFDSESCGVMVSIHQQSPDIAMGVDRLGAGDQGMMFGYASRETDTFMPMSLQYSHNLVRELADIRKNTSQMPYLRPDSKSQVTIEYNQENKPVRVHTIVVSTQHDEKVSQEQIREDVRKFLLPRAIPEELVDNDTILHVNPTGKFVIGGPHGDTGLTGRKIIVDTYGGHGAHGGGAFSGKDASKVDRSAAYAARHIAKNIVAADLADECLIQLAYAIGVADPVSISIDTRGTGTISDVRLTELVRKHFDCTPAGIIERFGLKRPIFKQTAAYGHFGRDEFPWENLDYVDRLRQDAGV; this is encoded by the coding sequence ATGAATAGCCTTTTTACCTCCGAGTCGGTCTCCGAAGGCCATCCCGACAAAGTTTCCGACCAAATATCCGATGCCATTCTGGACGCCATGCTCGAGCAGGATCCCGATTCCCGCGTGGCTGTCGAAACCCTGGTTACCACCGGTCTGGCTGTGGTATCGGGTGAAGTGACTACCCGGGCCTATGTCGATGTTCAGGAAATCGTACGCCAGGTAATCCATGATATCGGCTACACCAAGCCCGGTTACCGTTTTGATTCGGAGTCCTGTGGAGTGATGGTCTCGATTCACCAACAGAGCCCGGATATCGCCATGGGTGTGGACAGGCTAGGGGCCGGCGATCAGGGAATGATGTTCGGTTACGCCTCCCGCGAAACCGATACGTTTATGCCGATGTCACTGCAGTATTCGCACAATCTGGTACGCGAACTGGCCGATATCCGGAAAAACACCTCTCAAATGCCGTACCTGCGACCCGACAGCAAGAGCCAGGTGACCATTGAGTACAATCAGGAGAATAAACCGGTCAGAGTCCATACCATCGTAGTGTCGACCCAGCACGATGAAAAGGTCAGCCAGGAGCAAATCCGTGAGGACGTGCGCAAGTTTCTGCTACCCCGGGCGATCCCCGAAGAGCTGGTGGACAATGACACGATCCTGCATGTGAACCCAACCGGCAAGTTTGTGATCGGCGGTCCGCACGGCGACACGGGACTGACCGGCCGCAAGATCATTGTCGATACTTACGGCGGCCATGGAGCGCACGGCGGCGGTGCCTTTTCGGGCAAGGACGCATCAAAAGTCGACCGAAGTGCAGCCTATGCCGCCAGACATATCGCCAAGAATATTGTGGCAGCGGATCTTGCCGATGAGTGTCTGATTCAGCTGGCTTATGCCATAGGCGTTGCCGATCCCGTCTCCATTTCGATCGACACCCGCGGCACCGGTACGATAAGCGATGTCCGCCTGACCGAGCTGGTTCGCAAACATTTTGATTGCACCCCGGCAGGGATCATTGAACGATTCGGTCTCAAGCGGCCGATCTTCAAGCAAACGGCTGCCTACGGGCATTTCGGTCGTGACGAGTTCCCCTGGGAAAATCTTGATTATGTCGACCGCCTCAGGCAAGATGCCGGCGTGTAA
- a CDS encoding M28 family peptidase — MAHDTLEGRGTGQPGAAKTADYILDFYQSPGFLAMEDFEVKEQVFELEGYFWTQVTYTLSRLNSEDNREDSSYVLEKGGTTAFYPVMNGTDRIEAPVIFTGHGPVSRPDHTVSEDYHTLEDAWVLMFENTDASGSGDEEWSRTEQIQRISGYYGAAGVIYISDLSAEEWEQKAGYMSRQLDRPLAVRKSGGFRSLTHGSATALSVHPDMALKLLGLTRHDQLDSLKYRWKSDDKREMWQHTGFELINNPEFENRTFEERNIVAVFEGSHESRDQEVIVMSAHYDHMGLGEPDDNNDIVYNGADDNGSGTAALMQVAEAFRKVAETGYRPSRTLVFLHAAAEEWGLFGARHFVENSPVPLENIIANVNVDMVGWVDERYSDQPSRDYMYVIGAGLVSSDLENLLSETSRARPDLHLDMKYNSIHHPSGLYRRSDQWAFGEKGVPFVFFFSGLHDYYHTPSDTADRIAWKQLTARTEFIVEYVWRLAEYTSRPEFDRNPWNRQGVISR; from the coding sequence TTGGCACATGATACCCTTGAGGGTCGGGGAACCGGACAACCTGGCGCCGCCAAAACCGCCGACTACATTCTTGATTTTTACCAGTCGCCCGGTTTTTTGGCAATGGAGGACTTTGAGGTCAAAGAGCAGGTTTTTGAACTGGAAGGGTATTTCTGGACGCAAGTCACCTACACCCTTTCCCGGTTGAATTCTGAGGATAACCGGGAGGATAGTTCATATGTCCTGGAGAAAGGCGGTACCACGGCTTTCTATCCGGTGATGAACGGAACCGACCGAATAGAGGCGCCGGTCATTTTTACCGGCCACGGACCCGTATCCCGTCCGGATCATACCGTTAGTGAGGACTATCATACTCTGGAAGATGCCTGGGTTCTGATGTTTGAGAATACGGATGCCTCCGGATCCGGTGATGAGGAGTGGAGCCGGACAGAGCAGATTCAAAGAATCAGCGGCTATTACGGCGCCGCCGGTGTCATTTACATATCTGATTTGTCGGCAGAAGAGTGGGAGCAAAAGGCTGGATACATGAGCCGGCAGTTGGACAGGCCGCTTGCGGTTCGGAAAAGCGGCGGATTTCGCTCATTGACGCATGGTTCCGCTACCGCCTTGTCGGTCCATCCGGATATGGCTTTGAAGCTGCTTGGTCTGACCCGCCACGATCAGCTGGACAGCCTGAAATACCGGTGGAAAAGTGACGATAAACGAGAAATGTGGCAGCATACCGGCTTTGAACTGATTAATAATCCGGAATTTGAAAACCGCACTTTTGAAGAGCGAAATATCGTTGCGGTTTTTGAAGGAAGCCATGAAAGCCGTGATCAGGAAGTCATTGTCATGAGTGCGCATTATGACCATATGGGCCTGGGCGAACCCGATGACAACAACGATATTGTGTATAACGGAGCGGATGATAACGGCAGCGGTACCGCGGCTTTGATGCAGGTGGCAGAGGCGTTCCGTAAAGTTGCAGAAACCGGTTACCGTCCATCAAGAACACTGGTATTTCTTCACGCCGCGGCAGAAGAGTGGGGGCTGTTTGGTGCCCGTCATTTTGTTGAAAACAGTCCGGTGCCACTGGAGAATATCATAGCCAATGTGAATGTGGATATGGTGGGATGGGTGGATGAGCGGTATTCAGACCAGCCGTCTCGTGACTATATGTATGTCATCGGCGCCGGACTCGTTTCCTCTGACCTTGAAAACCTGCTGAGTGAAACATCACGGGCACGCCCTGATCTGCACCTGGACATGAAATACAACAGTATCCATCATCCTTCAGGTCTCTACCGGCGAAGCGATCAGTGGGCTTTCGGAGAGAAGGGAGTCCCCTTTGTGTTTTTCTTCTCCGGGCTGCATGACTACTACCACACGCCATCCGATACGGCAGACAGAATTGCGTGGAAACAGCTCACCGCTCGTACAGAGTTTATTGTCGAGTATGTTTGGAGACTTGCTGAATATACTTCACGACCGGAATTTGACAGAAACCCCTGGAACCGTCAGGGAGTGATATCACGCTAA
- a CDS encoding CDP-alcohol phosphatidyltransferase family protein, which yields MSEKEHIDGKIIPVKNDVLTVANAISLSRALIAVPILFLHHQSGEEATWLIVAFIAYAFISDYLDGYFARRMNQVTEFGKIADPLADKVCAIILFLYGVLIDIIPAFFVVILIVRDGFILAGSLLIKKKRGKYAMSVLSGKVAVNALAIYWILAFFFPEREQTIHFFMVLSIILLLYSLGSYIHRFYLIQKKGAEYN from the coding sequence GTGAGCGAGAAAGAGCATATTGATGGCAAAATAATTCCAGTGAAAAATGATGTACTGACGGTAGCCAATGCCATTTCCCTCTCACGGGCGCTCATTGCCGTACCCATTCTGTTTCTGCATCATCAATCCGGTGAAGAAGCCACCTGGCTGATTGTCGCATTCATTGCCTATGCCTTCATATCCGATTACCTGGATGGCTATTTCGCCCGCAGAATGAACCAGGTCACAGAATTCGGCAAAATTGCCGATCCGCTGGCCGATAAAGTCTGCGCGATTATTCTGTTTCTATATGGAGTGCTGATTGATATTATTCCCGCCTTTTTTGTGGTGATACTGATTGTTCGCGACGGATTTATTCTGGCCGGTTCGCTGCTTATTAAGAAAAAAAGGGGCAAATACGCCATGTCGGTGCTTTCGGGGAAAGTGGCCGTCAACGCCCTTGCCATCTACTGGATTCTCGCCTTTTTCTTTCCTGAAAGAGAACAAACTATCCATTTTTTTATGGTGTTAAGCATTATTTTGCTGCTCTATTCACTGGGATCTTATATTCACCGGTTTTATCTCATTCAAAAGAAGGGAGCCGAATACAACTGA
- a CDS encoding segregation/condensation protein A: MYRVQLQNFEGPLDLLLFFIKRDELDIYDIPISYITEQFLEYIRFLDELDLSVASEFIYMASTLMAIKARMMIPEPETDEDEFSEEDPRYELVQALLEYKRYKEVSEDMAQFEKTARLSYTRGYVQPDQVEHEQKGEALREVTLLDIMAAFRNVMLSVSEVHYHDVKRFETDVETQSSFVVEHLSKHGRSSFREICSVLTSRIYVIVTFLAVLELIKENDLKLFVDENQMDFYLELFTPEDLDAAHAAS, encoded by the coding sequence ATGTACAGAGTACAACTACAAAATTTCGAGGGTCCGCTTGACCTGCTACTTTTTTTTATAAAGCGCGATGAGCTGGATATTTACGACATTCCCATATCCTATATAACCGAACAGTTTTTGGAGTATATCCGGTTTCTGGATGAGCTTGACCTCTCGGTTGCCAGCGAGTTTATCTATATGGCAAGCACCCTGATGGCGATCAAGGCACGCATGATGATTCCCGAACCGGAAACCGATGAGGATGAGTTCAGTGAGGAAGACCCCAGATATGAACTGGTGCAGGCACTGCTGGAGTACAAGCGCTACAAGGAGGTATCTGAAGATATGGCGCAATTTGAAAAAACTGCGAGGCTAAGCTACACCAGAGGATATGTGCAACCGGACCAGGTTGAGCACGAGCAGAAAGGCGAGGCGCTTCGCGAGGTTACGCTGCTCGACATTATGGCAGCGTTCCGGAATGTCATGTTATCGGTCAGCGAGGTGCATTATCATGATGTCAAACGGTTTGAAACCGATGTTGAAACCCAGTCGTCGTTTGTGGTGGAGCATCTTTCAAAGCACGGGCGCAGTTCCTTCCGGGAGATTTGTTCCGTTTTAACATCACGCATCTATGTAATTGTCACCTTTCTTGCCGTACTTGAACTGATCAAGGAAAACGACCTCAAGCTTTTTGTGGATGAGAACCAGATGGATTTTTATCTCGAACTATTTACCCCTGAAGATCTGGATGCCGCTCATGCCGCTTCGTAA